A single window of Butyricicoccus intestinisimiae DNA harbors:
- a CDS encoding flavodoxin — MAKVAVVYWSGSGNTEAMANAVVEGAKEKGADVSLFFCSDFNEGMVGDYDAIAFGCPAMGAEVLEEAEFEPMFTACGPKLGGKNIALFGSYGWGTGEWMHSWEDQCADYGAVLAADSVICNEAPNDDGIAACKALGAALA; from the coding sequence ATGGCAAAGGTAGCAGTAGTATATTGGAGCGGCTCCGGCAACACGGAGGCAATGGCAAATGCAGTAGTAGAGGGCGCAAAGGAGAAGGGCGCAGACGTATCTCTGTTCTTCTGCAGCGACTTCAACGAAGGCATGGTAGGCGATTACGATGCAATCGCATTCGGCTGCCCGGCAATGGGTGCAGAGGTTCTGGAAGAAGCTGAATTTGAGCCGATGTTCACCGCTTGCGGTCCGAAGCTCGGCGGCAAGAATATCGCCCTGTTTGGCTCCTATGGCTGGGGCACCGGCGAGTGGATGCACTCTTGGGAAGACCAGTGCGCAGATTACGGCGCAGTACTGGCAGCTGACAGCGTAATCTGCAACGAAGCACCGAACGATGACGGCATTGCAGCTTGCAAGGCTCTCGGCGCAGCACTGGCATAA
- the asnB gene encoding asparagine synthase (glutamine-hydrolyzing): MCGIAGMIGEIPSRKVLEQMQNTMRRRGPDQKGVWVKHGTALLHNRLAVIDIEGGRQPMRREHAVIVYNGELYNTAEVRTDLAKQGYVFSTHSDTEVVLTAYLAWGEACLERLNGIYAFAVWDMQKQELFFARDRIGVKPFFFTEKNGTFLFASEIKTLLAHPDISAEIDGNGISELVLLGPGRTPGCGVLRGMREVPAGWCGTYSHRTGLRLRQYWHLEDKEHTDSQQETIETVRRLVIDAIERQLVSDVPLCTFLSGGLDSSIISAVAAQQYAREGKQLETVSVTYRDNAKYFQASHFQPNSDDSYIGKMNDAIGANNHLIVIDTPQLVRALFEAVEARDLPGMADVDASLLLFCRKIKKIGTVALSGECADEIFGGYPWYRDADIRRKAGFPWAQSTQYRASFLTQEWQQQIDAEAFVDQKYRQTITQVLPNGVRGKDDQRIREMTRLNFAWFMQTLLTRKDSMSMFSGLEVRVPFCDHRIAEYLYNVPWSMKNLQGREKGLLREAVKGIVPEEIRVRKKSPYPKTHNPAYMRAVSNLLRQVLDEGTSPMFDFIRRDALEQLLTETRAQPWYGQLMQTPQTIAYFLQLHHWMRLYHVTIG, translated from the coding sequence ATGTGTGGCATTGCGGGAATGATAGGCGAAATTCCTTCGAGGAAGGTCCTCGAACAGATGCAAAATACCATGCGCCGCCGCGGACCGGATCAGAAAGGCGTTTGGGTGAAACATGGCACAGCGCTGCTGCATAATCGGCTCGCCGTCATTGATATAGAAGGCGGCCGGCAGCCAATGCGGCGGGAACATGCTGTCATCGTATATAACGGAGAACTATATAACACCGCAGAAGTACGGACAGACTTGGCAAAACAAGGGTATGTCTTTTCAACGCATTCGGATACCGAAGTGGTGCTGACGGCTTATTTGGCGTGGGGAGAGGCTTGTCTGGAACGCTTGAATGGCATTTATGCGTTCGCGGTTTGGGATATGCAAAAACAGGAGCTGTTTTTTGCGCGCGATCGCATCGGCGTAAAACCATTCTTTTTTACAGAGAAAAACGGCACATTTTTATTTGCCTCGGAAATCAAGACCTTGCTGGCACATCCGGATATATCGGCAGAGATAGATGGAAACGGCATTTCGGAACTGGTGCTGCTGGGGCCGGGGAGAACGCCGGGCTGCGGCGTGCTGCGCGGCATGCGAGAGGTTCCTGCCGGTTGGTGCGGCACGTATTCGCACAGAACAGGGCTTCGGCTGCGGCAGTATTGGCATCTGGAGGATAAGGAGCACACCGATTCCCAACAAGAAACCATAGAAACCGTGCGCCGGTTGGTCATAGATGCCATTGAACGGCAATTGGTATCCGATGTGCCGTTGTGTACGTTTCTGTCCGGCGGATTGGATTCCAGCATTATTTCCGCTGTGGCGGCACAGCAGTACGCGCGAGAAGGAAAGCAACTGGAAACCGTCTCCGTGACGTATCGGGACAACGCCAAATATTTTCAGGCATCGCATTTTCAGCCAAACAGCGATGACAGCTATATTGGCAAAATGAATGATGCAATCGGTGCAAACAATCATCTGATTGTCATTGATACGCCGCAGCTTGTTCGAGCGCTGTTTGAGGCGGTGGAGGCGCGGGATTTGCCGGGCATGGCGGATGTGGATGCGTCTTTGCTGCTCTTTTGCCGAAAAATTAAAAAAATCGGCACGGTGGCGCTTTCCGGCGAATGTGCCGATGAAATTTTTGGCGGATATCCGTGGTATCGGGATGCAGATATTCGCCGCAAGGCGGGATTTCCGTGGGCGCAGTCTACGCAGTACCGCGCGTCCTTTTTGACGCAGGAATGGCAACAGCAAATAGATGCAGAGGCATTTGTCGACCAAAAATACCGACAGACGATAACGCAGGTACTGCCGAACGGCGTGCGCGGAAAAGATGACCAACGCATTCGAGAGATGACGCGCTTGAATTTTGCGTGGTTCATGCAGACGCTGCTGACGAGAAAAGACAGTATGAGTATGTTCAGCGGTCTGGAAGTGCGTGTGCCGTTTTGCGACCACCGCATTGCGGAGTATCTGTATAACGTCCCGTGGAGCATGAAGAATTTGCAAGGGAGAGAAAAGGGGCTGCTGCGTGAAGCGGTCAAAGGCATTGTGCCGGAAGAAATACGCGTGCGAAAGAAAAGCCCGTATCCAAAGACGCACAATCCGGCGTATATGCGGGCGGTCAGCAATTTGCTGCGGCAGGTGCTGGATGAGGGAACGTCTCCGATGTTTGATTTTATTCGCAGAGATGCGCTGGAACAGCTGCTGACGGAGACGCGGGCGCAGCCGTGGTATGGGCAGCTTATGCAGACGCCGCAGACCATAGCATATTTTTTACAGCTGCATCACTGGATGCGGCTGTATCATGTGACGATTGGGTAA
- the pyrB gene encoding aspartate carbamoyltransferase, producing the protein MRHIIDLSDLTMDEFNELYKLTSNIIDRPEGYTDACRGKVLGSLFYEPSTRTNLSFSTAMMRLGGNVVGFSNPNSSSAAKGETLKDTITMVSNYADMIVMRNPNEGAAKAASMFSEVPIINAGDGGHLHPTQTLADMTTILRLRGSADNMKIGLCGDLKYGRTVHSLIHFLANYENVQFYLIAPRELAIPEYLRQFMVEHQMKFYEVSGLEPVIPMLDVLYMTRIQKERFASLDVYESLKGTYCLTKAKLRDAKKELLIMHPLPRVDEIAQDVDDDPRAVYFDQARFAMYARMALLLTLSKQSRVRMPKHLIGMPNLRCTNPKCITHSETYLPMDIIHTKDGERCVYCDHLVEHVPEPEVSEEG; encoded by the coding sequence ATGCGACATATTATCGACCTCAGTGATCTAACAATGGATGAATTCAATGAGCTGTACAAGCTCACTTCAAATATTATCGACCGACCCGAAGGCTATACGGATGCCTGCCGCGGCAAGGTTTTAGGAAGCCTGTTCTATGAGCCGAGCACCCGAACCAATCTGTCTTTTTCGACGGCTATGATGCGTTTGGGCGGCAATGTAGTCGGATTCTCGAACCCGAACTCTTCCTCAGCAGCGAAGGGCGAAACGCTCAAGGATACCATTACGATGGTTTCCAATTATGCGGATATGATCGTCATGCGCAACCCGAACGAGGGTGCGGCAAAGGCGGCTTCCATGTTTTCTGAAGTGCCGATTATCAATGCCGGTGACGGCGGACACCTGCACCCGACACAGACGCTGGCGGATATGACGACGATTCTGCGTCTGCGTGGCTCTGCGGACAATATGAAAATCGGTCTGTGCGGTGATTTGAAGTATGGCCGCACGGTACATTCGCTGATTCATTTCCTTGCAAACTATGAAAATGTACAGTTCTATCTGATTGCTCCGCGCGAGCTGGCGATTCCGGAATACCTGCGTCAGTTTATGGTAGAGCATCAGATGAAGTTTTACGAGGTATCCGGCTTAGAGCCGGTTATTCCGATGCTGGACGTGTTGTATATGACGCGCATTCAAAAAGAACGCTTTGCGAGCTTGGATGTATATGAGAGCCTGAAGGGTACATACTGTCTGACCAAGGCAAAGCTGCGCGATGCGAAAAAAGAACTGCTCATCATGCATCCGCTGCCGCGTGTCGATGAAATTGCACAGGATGTCGATGACGATCCGCGCGCGGTATACTTCGATCAGGCACGGTTCGCCATGTATGCGCGCATGGCACTGTTGCTGACGCTGAGCAAACAGTCGCGCGTGCGCATGCCGAAGCATTTGATTGGCATGCCGAATCTGCGCTGCACCAATCCAAAGTGTATCACGCACTCGGAGACGTATCTTCCGATGGATATTATCCACACGAAGGACGGAGAACGCTGTGTGTACTGCGACCATCTGGTTGAGCATGTGCCGGAACCGGAAGTGTCGGAAGAAGGATAA
- a CDS encoding serine/threonine protein kinase — protein MTLSCYQHIADLNAARNIFIVQHKQTHKLYVMKVRKQYNKAVYLQLLQHHVPNTPELLDVLEDEEQLIVIEEYISGRNLQEILDDNATFPEQQALDIICQLCHILRELHAFSPAIIHRDIKPSNIILTENGTIKLLDMNAAKQCHADKTRDTDLIGTVGYAAPEQFGFGSSTTATDIYAVGVLLHMLLTGDTHIPVSGALGKIIQKCTQIDPQARYDSISALLCDCQALLPASKPVMTRGKRFYRFLPPGFRTLQPFYMTFSTIGYAMLFYIGFTLTSDNPADVLLDRIAFIAAFLLVILFCGDYLNVQRYFPGCSSRSRLLRTASILSYSVILFLLPVFLDVLLASLITGSIP, from the coding sequence TTGACTCTCTCGTGCTATCAGCACATTGCCGATTTGAACGCCGCTCGCAATATTTTTATTGTGCAGCACAAGCAGACGCACAAACTATATGTCATGAAGGTGCGCAAGCAATATAACAAAGCTGTATATCTGCAATTGCTGCAGCATCATGTTCCCAACACGCCGGAGCTGCTCGATGTGCTAGAAGATGAGGAGCAGCTGATTGTCATTGAGGAATATATTTCCGGCCGAAATCTACAGGAAATTTTAGATGATAATGCGACGTTTCCCGAACAGCAGGCGCTGGATATCATCTGCCAGCTGTGCCATATCTTGCGCGAGCTGCATGCTTTTTCTCCCGCTATTATCCATCGGGATATCAAGCCGTCCAACATCATTTTGACGGAAAATGGAACAATTAAGCTGCTCGACATGAATGCCGCCAAGCAGTGTCATGCAGACAAAACGCGGGACACCGATTTGATTGGAACCGTCGGTTATGCTGCACCAGAGCAATTCGGCTTCGGTTCTTCTACAACCGCAACGGATATTTACGCCGTCGGCGTGCTGCTGCACATGCTGCTGACCGGCGATACACATATTCCCGTCAGCGGAGCACTTGGTAAAATTATTCAAAAATGTACACAAATCGACCCACAGGCGCGATATGATAGCATTTCTGCACTGCTGTGTGACTGTCAGGCGCTGCTTCCGGCCTCGAAACCTGTTATGACGCGCGGCAAGCGGTTTTATCGCTTTCTTCCGCCCGGCTTTCGTACGCTTCAGCCGTTTTACATGACGTTCTCTACCATCGGCTATGCCATGCTGTTTTATATCGGCTTTACGCTCACATCCGATAATCCCGCCGACGTTTTGCTCGACCGCATCGCATTTATCGCTGCATTTTTGCTTGTCATTTTGTTCTGCGGCGATTATCTCAACGTGCAGCGTTATTTCCCCGGCTGCAGCAGCCGTTCCCGCCTGCTGCGCACGGCAAGCATCCTCAGCTATAGCGTCATCCTGTTTTTGCTGCCGGTGTTTCTGGACGTTTTGCTCGCCTCACTTATCACTGGTAGTATACCATAA
- a CDS encoding RNA-guided endonuclease TnpB family protein encodes MEQMTITAKIQIVVDETDKVLLDETMSVYRNACNYVSDYVFRTHDLKQFSLNKVLYSTLREKFNLKSQMAQSVLKTVIARYKTIFENQNEWIKPSFKKPQYDLVWNRDYSLTQNCFSINTLNGRVKLSYFADGMSKYFDHTIYKFGTAKLVKKHGKYYLHIPVTYDVEESNISDICNVVGIDRGINFVVATYDSKNKSGFVSGKAIKQKRANYSKLRKELQMRQTSSSRRRMKAIGGRENRWMQDINHQVSKALVKNNPKHTLFVLEDLSGIRNATERVKTKDRYVSVSWSFYDLEQKLIYKAKQNQSSVIKVDPRYTSQCCPCCGHVEKSNRNKKIHLFICKNCGYKSNDDRIGAMNLYRMGINYLADSQVPNTVVTE; translated from the coding sequence ATGGAACAGATGACTATTACAGCTAAAATTCAAATAGTCGTAGATGAAACAGATAAGGTTTTGCTTGATGAAACTATGTCTGTTTATCGTAATGCCTGTAATTATGTTTCAGACTATGTATTCCGTACTCATGACTTAAAGCAGTTTTCACTTAATAAGGTTTTGTATTCTACTTTACGAGAAAAGTTTAATCTTAAATCGCAAATGGCTCAGTCCGTTTTAAAGACTGTTATCGCCAGATATAAGACCATCTTTGAGAATCAAAATGAATGGATTAAACCCTCGTTCAAAAAGCCTCAGTATGATTTGGTTTGGAACAGAGATTATTCCTTAACACAAAACTGCTTTTCAATCAATACGCTAAACGGTCGTGTGAAGTTATCTTATTTTGCAGATGGAATGTCTAAGTATTTCGACCATACGATTTATAAGTTTGGTACAGCTAAACTTGTAAAGAAGCATGGCAAGTATTATCTTCACATACCAGTAACCTACGATGTCGAAGAAAGTAATATTTCTGACATCTGTAATGTTGTGGGTATAGATAGAGGTATTAACTTTGTTGTTGCCACTTATGACAGCAAAAACAAGTCTGGATTTGTTAGTGGTAAGGCTATAAAGCAAAAACGTGCTAATTATTCCAAACTTCGTAAAGAACTCCAAATGCGACAGACCTCATCTTCAAGACGAAGAATGAAAGCGATTGGTGGGCGAGAAAACCGTTGGATGCAGGATATTAACCATCAGGTATCAAAGGCACTCGTCAAAAATAACCCAAAGCACACTCTCTTTGTATTGGAAGATTTATCAGGTATTCGTAATGCTACAGAACGTGTTAAAACAAAAGACCGTTATGTTTCTGTATCATGGTCTTTCTATGACCTTGAGCAAAAACTAATCTACAAAGCAAAACAGAATCAATCTTCTGTTATTAAGGTAGACCCTCGCTATACAAGTCAGTGCTGCCCTTGTTGTGGACACGTTGAAAAGTCTAACCGCAATAAGAAGATACATCTATTTATTTGCAAAAACTGTGGTTACAAATCCAATGATGACCGCATTGGAGCTATGAATCTGTATCGTATGGGAATAAACTATCTTGCAGATAGCCAAGTACCTAATACAGTTGTAACAGAGTAA
- a CDS encoding RHS repeat-associated core domain-containing protein produces the protein MAKKRALSSSNGWGEILNVSNAKGSEIGTINPMLYRGYYYDSELNMYYLQSRHYDPVMKRMIASDDESLTSDATFLHMGWGQRLYRALYQAQYLP, from the coding sequence ATGGCGAAGAAAAGAGCCTTGAGTTCATCTAACGGCTGGGGCGAAATCCTCAATGTCTCCAATGCAAAGGGTTCTGAAATCGGTACTATTAACCCAATGCTTTATCGTGGTTATTATTATGACTCTGAACTGAATATGTATTATCTCCAGAGCCGGCACTATGATCCGGTAATGAAGAGAATGATTGCATCAGATGATGAGAGCTTGACGTCTGATGCAACATTCTTACATATGGGTTGGGGACAGCGGCTGTATCGGGCGCTGTATCAGGCGCAATATCTACCATAG
- a CDS encoding ATP-binding protein, which yields MNSTTLRLRMESLTVLSNLRNTEVYKAYADTMSALYTTPVEFCQKYAKLCRFHFENRDLGKLLAQEIHFDINVLTNQLHQPLSAEIRKAIDFDLYTINTLISLSGADFLEFAGKAYPKFSSTLQELPTFPAGSPLPFGNCEGLCQLYRKQGFGYFARANAYQIVDNQFQPIEHPDPIRLTDLKGYTLEKKTIRDNTLALLAGKTSNNILLYGDKGCGKSSTVKAIANEYADRGLKIIEMPMSEIQAFPMICESIAHSPFKFILFLDDLTFNSEDERFVALKAFIEGGVAGKPNNLVIYATSNRRHIIREKFSEREGDDIHRRDAMESASSLSDRFGIQITFSKPVKNEYLSIVEQLAEDYGLTLDLDKLHLLAERFATRRGGRSPRTARQFIMHQLALENGDAEDKKEQD from the coding sequence ATGAACAGCACAACACTTCGTTTGCGTATGGAATCGCTGACGGTTCTCAGCAATCTGCGCAACACAGAGGTATACAAGGCATATGCGGACACGATGTCTGCCCTGTATACCACACCGGTAGAATTTTGTCAGAAATACGCAAAGCTCTGCCGATTCCATTTTGAAAACCGAGATCTCGGCAAGCTCCTCGCGCAGGAGATTCATTTTGATATCAACGTGCTGACCAACCAGCTGCATCAGCCGCTGTCAGCAGAAATCCGCAAGGCGATTGATTTTGATTTATACACGATCAATACGCTGATTTCTCTGTCCGGCGCGGATTTTCTGGAATTCGCAGGCAAGGCCTATCCGAAATTTAGCAGCACACTGCAGGAGCTGCCGACCTTCCCCGCTGGCTCTCCGCTGCCGTTCGGAAACTGCGAGGGTCTGTGTCAGCTGTACCGCAAGCAGGGCTTCGGCTACTTTGCCCGCGCAAACGCATATCAGATTGTTGACAACCAGTTCCAGCCGATCGAGCATCCGGATCCGATTCGCCTGACCGATTTGAAGGGCTACACGCTGGAGAAAAAGACCATTCGAGACAACACGCTTGCCCTGCTCGCAGGCAAGACCTCCAACAACATCTTGCTGTACGGTGACAAGGGCTGCGGCAAATCTTCCACGGTCAAAGCAATTGCCAACGAATACGCCGACCGCGGCTTGAAAATCATCGAGATGCCGATGTCTGAGATTCAGGCATTTCCTATGATTTGCGAGAGCATTGCGCACAGTCCGTTCAAGTTTATTCTGTTCTTGGACGATCTGACCTTCAATTCCGAGGACGAGCGTTTTGTTGCACTCAAGGCGTTTATCGAGGGCGGCGTTGCAGGCAAGCCAAACAATTTGGTTATCTATGCGACTTCCAACCGCAGACACATCATTCGCGAGAAATTCTCCGAGCGCGAAGGTGATGACATTCACCGCCGCGATGCCATGGAGTCCGCATCATCTCTGTCCGACCGCTTTGGCATTCAGATCACATTCTCCAAGCCGGTTAAAAACGAGTACCTGTCTATCGTCGAGCAGCTGGCTGAGGATTACGGCTTGACGCTGGATTTGGACAAGCTGCATCTGCTCGCAGAACGCTTTGCAACACGCAGAGGCGGCCGTTCGCCGCGAACCGCGCGCCAGTTTATCATGCATCAGCTCGCACTGGAAAACGGCGACGCAGAAGACAAAAAAGAACAGGATTGA
- a CDS encoding putative Se/S carrier-like protein, with product MQSKRLILSRSQSEALRLSQALTACGIANTLTRPPRSKQMPACAWAVAIEQRDRARAQDCLRQRENDAWCWEDANDLSG from the coding sequence ATGCAATCCAAACGTCTGATTTTGAGTCGGTCGCAGAGCGAGGCGCTCAGGTTGTCCCAAGCGCTGACCGCCTGCGGCATTGCCAATACTTTGACCCGTCCGCCGCGTTCCAAGCAGATGCCGGCATGCGCGTGGGCGGTTGCCATAGAGCAACGAGACCGAGCGCGGGCGCAGGACTGCCTGCGCCAAAGGGAAAACGATGCGTGGTGCTGGGAGGATGCCAATGATTTATCTGGATAA
- a CDS encoding aminotransferase class V-fold PLP-dependent enzyme yields the protein MIYLDNAATTLEKPPAVSRAMCWAMRHAGGAGRSAHPPAMLGADIIYDTRRLAAQVFDVPDPTRVIFTANATQALNMALYAMAQTRRHFAISGFEHNAVYRPILELVKRNNLKLTMLHSALWEDALLLEQAEQAIRDGADCFVLCHVSNVFGYIQPLEQLDALLSEHGIPLVLDASQSAGVLPLSVSKLHSLAAVGMPGHKGLYAPPGTGMLLWMSQDLPAPLLLGGTGSLSEQADMPDFLPDRLESGTVNVAGIAGLFEGLQFVSKLGESEIAAWECKLRDLVTEKLREVPGVTVYASPNPQKQTGVLSFTCRQLPCEIVAQRLAEHNICVRAGLHCAPLAHSTAGTLETGTVRISPGWFQSVRQVRKFCDILAHICGKESDQICDEVFTH from the coding sequence ATGATTTATCTGGATAACGCAGCGACGACACTGGAAAAGCCGCCTGCGGTATCACGCGCCATGTGCTGGGCGATGCGGCATGCCGGAGGCGCCGGCAGGAGTGCGCATCCGCCTGCGATGCTGGGAGCAGATATTATTTATGATACCAGACGGCTGGCGGCACAAGTTTTTGATGTACCGGACCCGACGCGCGTGATATTCACGGCGAACGCAACGCAGGCGCTCAACATGGCGCTGTACGCGATGGCACAGACGCGCCGCCATTTTGCCATTTCCGGCTTTGAGCACAACGCGGTGTACCGCCCGATATTGGAACTGGTCAAGAGGAACAACCTCAAGCTGACCATGCTGCACAGTGCACTGTGGGAGGATGCGCTGCTGCTGGAACAGGCGGAACAGGCCATTCGAGACGGCGCAGACTGCTTTGTGCTGTGCCATGTGTCCAACGTCTTTGGCTATATCCAACCGCTGGAACAATTGGATGCGCTGCTGTCGGAGCATGGCATTCCACTGGTTTTGGATGCGTCACAATCCGCCGGTGTTTTGCCGCTTTCCGTTTCCAAGCTGCACAGTCTTGCCGCAGTCGGAATGCCGGGGCACAAAGGGCTATACGCCCCGCCGGGAACAGGAATGCTTTTGTGGATGTCGCAGGACCTGCCCGCGCCGCTGCTGTTGGGCGGCACCGGCAGCCTGTCAGAGCAGGCGGACATGCCGGACTTTTTGCCGGATCGCTTGGAATCCGGCACGGTCAATGTGGCAGGCATCGCAGGATTGTTCGAGGGCTTACAGTTTGTATCCAAACTGGGTGAATCGGAGATTGCCGCGTGGGAGTGCAAACTGCGCGATTTAGTGACAGAAAAGCTGCGTGAAGTTCCGGGCGTGACGGTTTACGCGTCGCCGAATCCACAAAAGCAGACCGGTGTTTTGTCGTTCACCTGCCGCCAGCTGCCGTGTGAAATCGTCGCGCAGCGGCTGGCAGAGCACAACATCTGTGTGCGGGCAGGTCTGCACTGTGCCCCGCTCGCGCACAGCACAGCGGGAACGCTGGAAACCGGAACCGTGCGCATTTCGCCGGGATGGTTTCAGTCCGTGCGGCAGGTGCGAAAGTTTTGTGACATCTTAGCACACATTTGCGGAAAAGAATCTGACCAAATTTGTGACGAAGTGTTCACACACTGA
- the cdaA gene encoding diadenylate cyclase CdaA, which yields MNYMQVILQNLMSLTFSDVIDIAVVSFLIYQIVKLVRETSSTRIIRGVIILIAAMWLSSILQLTMVNYLFKAVLTWGIVVMAIVFQPELRRILERVGKSKLSTLMIRNDAIPMEESVIREMVHACSEMSWSRTGALIVFERKENLSDIIRTGTVVNADVKDELIRNIFYEGAPLHDGAMIIRDGRIHAAGCVLPLSPNMNLSKELGTRHRAAVGMSEKFDSLSLVVSEETGSISIAIDGKLQRHLVPEQLEEILRAELLVHDLDEERPDMDSSPSFFENLQDKLPGFGRKKK from the coding sequence ATGAACTATATGCAAGTGATTTTGCAAAATTTAATGTCTTTGACATTCTCAGATGTGATAGATATTGCGGTGGTCTCGTTTCTTATTTACCAGATCGTCAAGCTGGTGCGAGAAACGAGTTCTACCCGCATTATTCGCGGTGTCATTATTTTGATTGCCGCCATGTGGCTGTCCAGTATTTTGCAGCTGACGATGGTAAATTATTTGTTTAAGGCAGTGCTCACATGGGGCATTGTTGTCATGGCCATTGTATTCCAGCCCGAATTGCGCCGAATTTTGGAGCGCGTCGGCAAGAGCAAGCTGTCTACGCTGATGATTCGCAACGATGCAATTCCGATGGAGGAGTCGGTGATCCGTGAGATGGTGCACGCCTGTTCAGAGATGTCGTGGTCGCGCACCGGCGCGTTGATTGTCTTTGAAAGAAAAGAAAATCTGAGCGATATCATTCGCACCGGCACGGTTGTCAACGCAGACGTCAAGGATGAGCTGATTCGAAACATCTTTTATGAAGGTGCACCGCTGCACGACGGCGCGATGATTATTCGAGACGGGCGCATTCATGCTGCTGGCTGTGTACTTCCGTTGTCTCCCAACATGAATTTATCCAAAGAGCTTGGCACCCGCCATCGGGCAGCTGTCGGCATGAGTGAAAAATTTGATTCGCTCAGTCTGGTTGTATCGGAGGAGACCGGCTCCATCTCTATTGCGATTGACGGAAAGCTGCAGCGTCATCTGGTGCCGGAGCAACTGGAAGAAATTCTGCGCGCAGAACTTCTCGTGCATGATTTGGACGAAGAAAGACCCGATATGGATTCCTCGCCGAGCTTTTTTGAAAATCTGCAGGACAAGCTTCCTGGTTTCGGGAGGAAGAAAAAATGA
- a CDS encoding CdaR family protein: MRKWITQHDVLTKLLSIVAAFILWSYFMGAQNPTRTLEYKDIAVQLTGVDQLYNNYNLKIIEGADATVDVKVSGSTNRLATLTASQIKVQADVSESITAPGTYQLSYTVILPESGMTCESRTPDSITVKADEMETKKVPVSVNLSKSASKNYIFDDPQLSAETVKISGPATVVDQVSTAVIDLDTSGVEKTLTDNYSYKLVDDNGKQVDTANISRDIASITVTLPVKEIKSVPLEVTVSPEDAAAAISTTISPKSVEIIGDPSAVDAVSSIKLGAINATTAENGDTHTFDIEPPTGVSLNDGQPASATVTVSVAQDITQKYTITDITLSDDDKDSSATVTLNTQSLDVTLIGPEKLLKKVSTDDIQAVAELSSKELSDGEHTIGVTVSSPDGTTVSGNYSVKITISRDNA; encoded by the coding sequence ATGAGAAAATGGATTACACAGCATGATGTCCTGACAAAACTGCTCTCGATTGTGGCTGCGTTTATTTTATGGAGCTACTTTATGGGGGCGCAAAATCCAACACGCACGCTGGAATATAAAGATATTGCCGTACAGCTGACAGGTGTAGACCAACTGTACAACAACTACAATTTAAAAATTATCGAGGGCGCCGATGCGACGGTGGACGTCAAAGTGTCCGGTTCCACAAATCGGCTGGCAACACTCACCGCCTCACAAATTAAGGTGCAGGCGGATGTGTCGGAATCCATTACGGCGCCGGGCACATATCAACTGTCATACACGGTCATTTTGCCGGAGAGCGGCATGACCTGCGAGAGCAGAACGCCGGACAGCATCACCGTCAAGGCGGATGAAATGGAAACCAAAAAAGTGCCGGTTTCTGTCAATCTCAGTAAGTCGGCATCCAAAAACTATATCTTTGATGATCCGCAGCTGTCGGCGGAAACAGTAAAGATTTCCGGACCGGCAACCGTTGTCGATCAGGTGTCGACAGCGGTGATTGATTTGGACACGAGCGGAGTGGAAAAGACGCTGACGGACAATTATTCGTACAAGCTGGTCGATGACAACGGAAAACAGGTGGACACTGCCAATATTTCCCGCGATATCGCGAGTATCACCGTGACGCTTCCGGTCAAGGAAATCAAGTCGGTTCCGCTGGAAGTGACTGTCTCTCCGGAGGATGCAGCAGCGGCTATCTCGACGACCATTTCGCCGAAATCCGTAGAGATTATCGGAGATCCGTCCGCAGTCGATGCGGTTTCGTCCATCAAGCTGGGCGCAATCAACGCGACCACGGCGGAAAATGGTGACACGCATACGTTTGATATTGAGCCGCCGACCGGTGTATCGCTGAATGACGGACAGCCGGCCTCGGCAACCGTTACGGTATCCGTTGCGCAAGACATCACACAGAAATACACCATTACGGATATTACGCTGAGTGACGACGACAAGGATTCCAGTGCCACGGTGACACTGAATACGCAATCTTTGGATGTCACCCTGATTGGACCGGAAAAGCTGCTCAAAAAGGTGAGCACGGACGACATTCAAGCGGTTGCGGAGCTGTCATCTAAGGAATTGTCGGACGGTGAACACACCATCGGTGTCACCGTGAGCAGTCCGGACGGCACGACGGTCAGCGGAAATTACAGCGTAAAGATTACGATTTCACGAGACAATGCATAA